One Phoenix dactylifera cultivar Barhee BC4 chromosome 14, palm_55x_up_171113_PBpolish2nd_filt_p, whole genome shotgun sequence DNA window includes the following coding sequences:
- the LOC103701336 gene encoding replication factor C subunit 2 codes for MAPVAPSSQPWVEKYRPKQVKDVAHQDEVVRVLTNTLETSNCPHMLFYGPPGTGKTTTALAIAHQLYGPEMYKSRVLELNASDDRGINVVRTKIKDFAAVAVGSGSRQGGYPCPPYKIIILDEADSMTEDAQNALRRTMETYSKVTRFFFICNYISRIIEPLASRCAKFRFKPLSEEIMSNRILHICKAEGLTLDSEALSTLSSISQGDLRRAITYLQSAARLFGSTISTKDLISVSGVIPQDVVQSLFMACKSGDFDVADKEVSNIIAEGYPVSQMLSQLLEVIVNADKISDEQKARICKKLGESDKCLIDGADEYLQLMDVACHAMRALCNMPEELHFS; via the exons ATGGCGCCCGTAGCACCAAGCTCGCAGCCATGGGTGGAGAAATA CCGGCCGAAGCAAGTGAAGGACGTGGCTCACCAGGACGAGGTCGTGCGTGTCCTCACCAATACCCTCGAGACCTCCAAT TGCCCTCACATGCTCTTCTACGGCCCTCCCGGAACGGGGAAGACCACCACCGCGCTCGCCATCGCCCACCAACTCTACGG ACCAGAAATGTACAAGTCAAGAGTTCTAGAACTCAATGCAAGTGATGATCGTGGAATTAATGTTGTGCGGACAAAAATCAAAGAttttgctgctgttgctgtgggTTCTGGATCTCGTCAAGG TGGTTATCCATGCCCACCTTACAAGATCATTATCCTAGACGAGGCTGATTCAATGACTGAAGACGCACAG AATGCTTTGAGGCGTACTATGGAAACTTATTCCAAAGTTACAAGATTCTTCTTTATATGTAACTATATCAGCAG gATTATAGAGCCGCTTGCTTCCAGATGTGCAAAGTTTAGGTTTAAGCCTCTTTCTGAAGAGATCATGAGTAATCGCATTTTGCACATTTGTAAAGCGGAAGGCCTTACCCTGGATTCTGAG GCTCTTTCTACTCTGAGCTCCATCTCCCAAGGTGATCTGCGCCGTGCAATTACATATTTGCAG AGTGCAGCTCGCTTATTTGGATCAACCATTTCTACCAAAGACCTAATTAGCGTTTCTGGG GTAATCCCTCAGGATGTTGTTCAGTCACTGTTTATGGCTTGCAAATCTGGTGACTTTGATGTGGCAGACAAAGAAGTTAGTAATATAATTGCAGAGGGATATCCAGTTTCACAGATGCTTTCCCAG TTGTTAGAGGTAATCGTTAATGCAGACAAGATATCAGATGAACAAAAGGCAAGAATTTGCAAGAAACTGGGTGAATCTGATAAG TGCCTGATTGATGGAGCAGACGAGTATTTGCAACTAATGGATGTGGCCTGTCACGCAATGCGAGCTCTTTGCAACATGCCAGAGGAATTGCACTTTAGTTAA